In the genome of Pseudomonas protegens, one region contains:
- a CDS encoding symmetrical bis(5'-nucleosyl)-tetraphosphatase translates to MATYAVGDLQGCLEPLQCLLEQVAFDPARDRLWLVGDLVNRGPQSLETLRYLYSIRDSLVCVLGNHDLHLLAAWRNIERLKKSDTLREILEAPDCEELLQWLRQQKLMHYDEARHVALVHAGIAPQWSLKKALKCAAEVEEALRDDNRFEPFLDGMYGNDPAKWDSDLKGVTRLRVITNYFTRMRFCTSEGKLDLKSKEGLDTAPAGYAPWFSHKERKTRDLKIIFGHWAALEGQSNEPGIFALDSGCVWGGAMTLLNVDSGVRLTCDCDAQGHPAHPSSTPLPVSAQR, encoded by the coding sequence ATGGCAACTTACGCTGTCGGCGACCTGCAAGGCTGCCTGGAGCCGCTGCAGTGCCTGCTTGAACAAGTCGCCTTCGACCCGGCCCGGGATCGCCTGTGGCTGGTGGGCGACCTGGTCAACCGTGGTCCGCAGTCACTGGAAACCCTGCGCTACCTGTACTCGATCCGCGACTCGCTGGTCTGCGTGCTGGGCAATCATGACCTGCACCTGCTGGCCGCCTGGCGCAACATCGAGCGCTTGAAAAAGTCCGATACCTTGCGCGAGATCCTTGAGGCCCCCGACTGCGAAGAGCTGCTGCAGTGGTTGCGCCAGCAAAAACTGATGCACTACGACGAAGCCCGCCATGTGGCCCTGGTGCATGCTGGCATTGCTCCCCAGTGGTCGCTGAAAAAAGCCCTCAAGTGCGCCGCCGAGGTGGAAGAAGCGCTTCGCGACGACAACCGCTTCGAACCCTTTCTGGACGGCATGTACGGCAACGATCCGGCGAAATGGGACAGCGACCTCAAGGGCGTGACCCGCCTGCGGGTCATCACCAACTATTTCACCCGCATGCGCTTCTGCACCAGCGAGGGCAAGCTCGACCTCAAGAGCAAGGAAGGACTGGATACCGCCCCAGCCGGCTATGCCCCCTGGTTCAGTCACAAAGAGCGCAAGACCCGGGACCTGAAGATCATCTTCGGCCACTGGGCGGCCCTGGAAGGCCAGAGCAACGAGCCCGGCATTTTCGCCCTCGACAGCGGCTGTGTCTGGGGCGGGGCCATGACCCTGCTGAATGTCGACAGCGGCGTGCGCCTGACCTGTGATTGCGATGCCCAGGGACACCCCGCACACCCCTCCTCCACCCCCTTGCCCGTCTCGGCACAGCGCTAA
- the rsmA gene encoding 16S rRNA (adenine(1518)-N(6)/adenine(1519)-N(6))-dimethyltransferase RsmA produces MSEQYQHRARKRFGQNFLHDAGVIDRILRAIHAKPEDRMLEIGPGQGALTEGLLGSGAQLDVVELDKDLIPILNQQFAGKSNFNLHQGDALKFDFNTLGAAPSSLRVVGNLPYNISTPLIFHLLQNAGLIRDMHFMLQKEVVERLAAGPGGGDWGRLSIMVQYHCRVEHLFNVGPGAFNPPPKVDSAIVRLVPHAVLPHPAKDHRLLERIVREAFNQRRKTLRNTLKALLSSAEIEAAGVDGSLRPEQLDLAAFVRLADQLADQPKPAAD; encoded by the coding sequence ATGAGCGAGCAATACCAACACCGGGCGCGCAAGCGCTTCGGTCAGAACTTCCTGCACGACGCCGGCGTTATCGACCGTATCCTGCGTGCTATCCACGCCAAACCCGAAGACCGCATGCTGGAAATCGGCCCGGGCCAGGGCGCCCTGACCGAAGGCCTGCTGGGCAGCGGCGCGCAGCTGGACGTGGTGGAGCTGGACAAGGACCTGATCCCGATCCTCAACCAGCAGTTCGCCGGCAAGAGCAACTTCAACCTGCACCAGGGCGATGCCCTGAAGTTCGACTTCAACACCCTGGGCGCGGCGCCAAGCAGCCTGCGGGTGGTCGGCAACCTGCCCTACAACATCTCCACTCCGCTGATCTTCCACCTGCTGCAGAACGCCGGGCTGATCCGCGACATGCACTTCATGCTGCAAAAGGAAGTGGTCGAGCGCCTGGCCGCCGGTCCCGGCGGCGGTGACTGGGGCCGCCTGTCGATCATGGTCCAGTATCACTGCCGCGTTGAGCATCTGTTCAACGTTGGCCCCGGCGCCTTCAATCCGCCACCGAAAGTCGATTCGGCCATCGTGCGCCTGGTGCCCCACGCGGTACTGCCACACCCGGCCAAGGATCACCGACTGCTGGAACGCATCGTGCGCGAAGCCTTCAACCAGCGCCGCAAGACCCTGCGCAATACCCTCAAGGCCCTTCTCAGCAGCGCCGAAATCGAAGCCGCCGGCGTCGATGGCAGCCTGCGCCCCGAGCAATTGGACCTGGCGGCTTTCGTGCGCCTGGCCGACCAACTGGCCGACCAGCCCAAGCCTGCCGCCGACTGA
- the surA gene encoding peptidylprolyl isomerase SurA, with amino-acid sequence MKTKLSDCLRPLMLGALFLSTAASAAVQSIDKVVAIVDNDVVMQSQLDQRVHEVQQTIAKRGGGVPPTSVLEQQVLERLIVENLQLQIGERSGIRITDEELNQAIGTIAQRNSMSIEQFRAALAHDGLSYEDARDQVRREMIISRVRQRRVAERIQVSEQEVKNFLASDLGKMQLSEELHLANILIPTPESANSEAIQSAARQAMDVYQQLKQGADFAQLAIARSGSDNALEGGDMGWRKAAQLPPPFDRELSAMAVGDITQPARTPGGFIILKLLDKRGGGNQVRDEVHVRHILIKPSEIRSEEETKRLAQKLYERIEAGEDFAELAKSYSEDPGSALNGGDLNWIDPNALVPEFREVMAKTPQGQLSKPFKSPYGWHVLEVLGRRATDSTSQAREQQAMTVLRNRKYDEELQTWLRQIRDEAYVEIKLPGAEQAAQ; translated from the coding sequence GTGAAGACCAAGCTTTCTGATTGTCTGCGCCCGCTGATGCTGGGCGCGCTGTTCCTGAGTACCGCGGCCAGCGCCGCGGTGCAGTCCATCGACAAAGTGGTGGCCATCGTCGATAACGACGTGGTCATGCAGAGCCAGTTGGACCAGCGGGTTCACGAAGTCCAGCAAACCATCGCCAAGCGTGGCGGTGGCGTACCGCCTACCAGCGTTCTGGAACAGCAAGTTCTGGAACGCCTGATCGTTGAAAACCTGCAATTGCAGATTGGCGAACGTTCCGGCATCCGCATCACCGATGAAGAGCTGAACCAGGCCATCGGCACCATTGCCCAGCGCAACAGCATGAGCATCGAGCAGTTCCGTGCCGCCCTGGCTCACGACGGCCTGTCTTATGAAGACGCTCGTGATCAGGTGCGCCGCGAGATGATCATCAGCCGCGTGCGTCAACGCCGTGTGGCCGAACGCATTCAGGTATCGGAGCAGGAAGTGAAGAACTTCCTGGCCTCGGACCTGGGCAAGATGCAGCTCTCCGAAGAACTGCACCTGGCCAATATCCTGATCCCGACCCCGGAAAGCGCCAACTCCGAAGCGATTCAGAGCGCCGCTCGCCAGGCCATGGACGTGTACCAGCAACTCAAGCAAGGTGCGGACTTCGCCCAACTGGCGATTGCCCGCTCCGGCAGCGACAACGCCCTGGAAGGCGGCGACATGGGCTGGCGTAAAGCCGCTCAACTGCCCCCTCCTTTCGATCGTGAACTGAGCGCAATGGCCGTGGGCGATATCACCCAGCCCGCGCGCACCCCTGGCGGTTTCATCATCCTCAAGCTGCTGGACAAGCGCGGCGGCGGCAATCAGGTGCGTGATGAAGTGCATGTACGCCACATCCTGATCAAGCCGAGCGAAATTCGCAGCGAAGAAGAAACCAAGCGCCTGGCGCAGAAGCTCTACGAGCGCATCGAAGCCGGCGAAGACTTCGCCGAACTGGCGAAAAGCTACTCGGAAGACCCAGGCTCGGCGCTCAACGGCGGCGATCTCAACTGGATCGACCCGAACGCCCTGGTGCCGGAATTCCGCGAAGTGATGGCCAAGACCCCACAAGGTCAGCTGTCCAAGCCGTTCAAGAGCCCTTATGGCTGGCATGTACTGGAAGTCCTTGGCCGTCGCGCCACCGACAGCACCAGTCAGGCCCGCGAGCAACAAGCCATGACCGTCCTGCGCAACCGCAAGTACGACGAAGAGCTGCAGACCTGGTTGCGGCAGATCCGTGACGAGGCCTACGTCGAAATCAAGCTGCCTGGCGCTGAACAGGCGGCACAGTGA
- the pdxA gene encoding 4-hydroxythreonine-4-phosphate dehydrogenase PdxA, with product MKPRRFALTPGEPAGIGPDLCLLLASQPQPHPLIAITSRDLLLERAAQLGVAVNLLPVTLEQLPTDPAPADSLYVWDTPLGKPVISGQLDQANAAFVLETLTRAGQGCLDGHFAGMITAPVHKGVINDSGIAFSGHTEFLADLTHTEQVVMMLATRGLRVALVTTHLPLREIADAITVERLERVTRILHADLQHKFGIPRPRILVCGLNPHAGEGGHLGREEIDIIEPTLERLRKEGMDLRGPLPADTLFTPKYLEHCDAVLAMYHDQGLPVLKYKGFGAAVNVTLGLPIIRTSVDHGTALDLAGSGKIDTGSLQVALETAYQMAENRL from the coding sequence GTGAAACCCAGACGTTTCGCTCTGACACCCGGCGAACCGGCGGGTATAGGTCCTGATCTATGCCTGCTGCTCGCCTCGCAACCCCAGCCCCATCCCCTGATTGCCATCACCAGCCGCGACCTGCTCCTTGAGCGGGCCGCGCAGCTGGGCGTGGCAGTCAATCTGCTGCCGGTGACCCTGGAGCAACTGCCGACCGACCCCGCCCCCGCGGACAGCCTGTATGTCTGGGACACCCCCCTGGGCAAACCGGTGATCAGCGGCCAGCTGGACCAGGCCAATGCCGCCTTCGTCCTGGAAACCCTGACCCGCGCTGGCCAGGGCTGCCTGGACGGGCACTTCGCCGGCATGATCACGGCCCCCGTGCACAAGGGTGTGATCAACGATTCCGGGATCGCCTTTTCCGGACATACCGAATTTCTCGCGGACCTGACTCACACCGAGCAGGTGGTGATGATGCTGGCCACCCGTGGCCTGCGCGTGGCCCTGGTGACCACCCACCTGCCCTTGCGGGAGATTGCCGACGCCATCACCGTCGAACGCCTGGAACGGGTCACACGGATCCTGCATGCCGACCTGCAGCACAAGTTCGGCATCCCCCGGCCACGCATTCTGGTGTGCGGGCTCAACCCCCATGCCGGGGAAGGCGGACACCTGGGCCGCGAAGAAATCGACATCATCGAACCCACCCTAGAGCGCCTGCGCAAAGAAGGCATGGACCTGCGCGGTCCATTGCCAGCCGACACTCTGTTTACCCCCAAATATCTGGAGCACTGCGATGCAGTGCTGGCGATGTACCACGACCAAGGCTTGCCCGTGCTGAAATACAAAGGCTTCGGCGCGGCCGTCAATGTGACGCTCGGCCTGCCGATCATCCGCACCTCCGTCGACCATGGCACCGCCCTGGATCTGGCCGGCAGCGGCAAGATCGACACCGGCAGCCTGCAGGTCGCCCTGGAAACCGCCTACCAGATGGCCGAGAACCGTTTATGA
- a CDS encoding aminoglycoside phosphotransferase family protein: MPDQDVRLQHLKVWLDEQLAIVYAEQGWGEVPPATLTAASSDASFRRYFRWQGAHRSFVVMDAPPPQENCQPFVDVAHLLATSGINVPKIYAQDLARGFLLLNDLGNKTYLDVIDEHNADALFDDALQALLAFQQLPMDAPLPSYDVALLRRELELFPEWYVGRELGITFSAQQREQWLRVSDLLIDSALAQPKVLVHRDYMPRNLMLSEPNPGVLDFQDAVYGPVTYDVTCLFKDAFLSWPEPRVRGWLNDYWNRARALGIPVQDDFADFLRASDLMGVQRHLKVIGIFSRICHRDGKPRYLADVPRFFAYIEAVLARRPELAELEQLLCSLRQPAGSEA, encoded by the coding sequence ATGCCTGACCAAGATGTACGCTTGCAACACCTGAAAGTTTGGCTCGATGAGCAGTTGGCGATTGTTTACGCAGAGCAAGGCTGGGGCGAAGTGCCCCCGGCGACATTGACCGCGGCCAGTAGCGACGCGAGTTTCCGCCGTTATTTCCGTTGGCAGGGCGCGCACCGCAGCTTTGTGGTCATGGATGCCCCGCCCCCCCAGGAAAATTGCCAACCCTTCGTGGATGTCGCCCATTTGCTGGCGACTTCAGGCATCAACGTGCCGAAAATTTATGCACAGGATCTGGCTCGCGGCTTCCTGCTGCTCAATGACCTGGGCAACAAGACCTATCTCGACGTGATCGACGAGCACAACGCCGACGCGCTGTTTGACGACGCATTGCAGGCGTTGCTGGCGTTTCAGCAACTGCCGATGGACGCGCCGCTGCCCAGCTACGATGTGGCTCTCCTGCGCCGTGAGCTCGAGCTGTTTCCGGAGTGGTACGTCGGGCGTGAACTGGGGATCACCTTCAGCGCGCAGCAACGTGAGCAGTGGCTGCGGGTCAGCGATCTGTTGATCGACAGCGCGCTGGCGCAGCCCAAGGTGCTGGTGCACCGCGACTACATGCCTCGCAACCTGATGCTCAGTGAACCGAACCCCGGCGTTCTGGATTTTCAGGATGCGGTCTACGGTCCCGTGACCTATGACGTCACGTGCCTGTTCAAGGATGCCTTCCTCAGCTGGCCGGAGCCTCGGGTCCGCGGCTGGCTCAACGACTATTGGAATCGTGCCCGGGCGCTGGGAATTCCGGTACAGGACGATTTTGCAGACTTTCTGCGCGCCAGTGACCTGATGGGCGTGCAGCGTCACCTCAAGGTGATCGGGATCTTCTCGCGGATCTGCCATCGCGACGGCAAGCCGCGTTACCTGGCGGATGTGCCGCGTTTCTTTGCCTATATAGAAGCGGTGCTGGCCCGTCGCCCCGAGCTGGCCGAACTTGAACAGTTGCTGTGCAGTCTGCGCCAGCCCGCGGGGAGCGAGGCATGA
- the apaG gene encoding Co2+/Mg2+ efflux protein ApaG, which translates to MSDPRYQVDVSVVTRFLADQSQPEQNRFAFAYTITVHNNGSLPAKLLSRHWVITDGDGHVEEVRGAGVVGQQPLIAAGQSHTYSSGTVMTTRVGNMQGSYQMLAEDGKQFDAIIAPFRLAVPGALH; encoded by the coding sequence ATGTCCGATCCTCGTTATCAGGTCGATGTCAGCGTCGTCACCCGCTTTCTGGCAGACCAATCGCAACCCGAGCAGAACCGCTTCGCCTTCGCCTACACCATCACCGTTCATAACAATGGCTCACTCCCGGCCAAGCTGCTGTCTCGGCACTGGGTGATCACCGACGGCGACGGTCATGTGGAAGAAGTACGCGGCGCCGGCGTGGTTGGCCAGCAACCGCTGATCGCCGCCGGCCAAAGCCACACCTACAGCAGCGGCACCGTGATGACCACCCGGGTCGGCAACATGCAGGGCAGTTACCAGATGCTCGCCGAGGACGGCAAACAGTTCGACGCCATCATCGCGCCCTTCCGCCTGGCGGTCCCCGGAGCCCTGCACTGA
- a CDS encoding PrkA family serine protein kinase — MSIFSHFQQRFESTRQEEFSLQEYLELCKKDRSAYASAAERLLLAIGEPELLDTSTNSRLSRIFSNKVIRRYPAFEDFHGMEECIDQIVSYFRHAAQGLEEKKQILYLLGPVGGGKSSLAEKLKQLIEKVPFYAIKGSPVFESPLGLFNATEDGAILEEDFGIPRRYLNTIMSPWATKRLAEFGGDISQFRVVKLYPSILNQIAVAKTEPGDENNQDISALVGKVDIRKLEEFPQNDADAYSYSGALCRANQGLMEFVEMFKAPIKVLHPLLTATQEGNYNSTEGLGAIPFTGILLAHSNESEWHTFRNNKNNEAFIDRIYIVKVPYCLRVSDEVKIYDKLLFNSSLAKAHCAPDTLKMLAQFTVLSRLKEPENSNIYSKMRVYDGENLKDTDPKAKSIQEYRDSAGVDEGMNGLSTRFAFKILSKVFNFDPHEVAANPVHLLYVLEQQIEQEQFQAETRERYLRFLKEYLAPRYIEFIGKEIQTAYLESYSEYGQNIFDRYVLYADFWIQDQEYRDPETGEILNRVALNEELEKIEKPAGISNPKDFRNEIVNFVLRARANNNGKNPTWLSYEKLRVVIEKKMFSNTEDLLPVISFNAKASKEDQQKHNDFVTRMVERGYTDKQVRLLSEWYLRVRKSQ; from the coding sequence ATGAGTATTTTTAGCCACTTCCAACAGCGCTTCGAATCCACACGCCAGGAAGAATTCTCACTGCAGGAATACCTGGAGCTGTGCAAGAAAGATCGAAGCGCCTATGCATCCGCCGCCGAACGCCTGCTATTGGCCATCGGCGAGCCAGAACTGCTGGACACTTCGACCAATTCGAGGCTGTCACGAATCTTTTCCAACAAGGTGATCCGGCGTTATCCGGCCTTTGAAGACTTCCATGGCATGGAAGAGTGCATCGACCAGATCGTCTCCTACTTCCGACACGCCGCTCAGGGCCTGGAAGAGAAGAAGCAGATCCTCTACCTCCTGGGCCCGGTGGGCGGTGGTAAGTCGTCCCTGGCCGAAAAGCTCAAGCAACTGATCGAGAAAGTGCCCTTCTACGCCATCAAGGGCTCCCCGGTCTTCGAATCGCCACTGGGGCTGTTCAACGCCACGGAAGATGGCGCGATTCTCGAAGAAGATTTCGGCATTCCCCGGCGCTATCTCAACACCATCATGTCGCCCTGGGCCACCAAGCGCCTGGCGGAGTTTGGCGGTGACATCAGCCAGTTCCGGGTGGTGAAACTGTACCCGTCGATTCTCAACCAGATCGCCGTGGCCAAGACCGAGCCCGGGGACGAGAACAACCAGGACATCTCGGCGTTGGTCGGCAAGGTGGATATCCGCAAGCTGGAAGAATTCCCGCAGAACGATGCCGACGCCTACAGCTACTCCGGGGCGCTGTGCCGGGCCAACCAGGGCCTGATGGAATTCGTCGAGATGTTCAAAGCGCCTATCAAGGTGCTGCACCCACTGCTGACCGCCACTCAGGAAGGCAACTACAACAGCACCGAGGGGCTGGGGGCGATCCCCTTCACCGGTATCCTGCTGGCCCACTCCAACGAATCGGAATGGCACACCTTCCGCAACAACAAGAACAACGAAGCCTTCATCGACCGTATCTACATCGTCAAGGTGCCTTACTGCCTGCGTGTCAGCGATGAGGTGAAGATCTACGACAAACTGCTGTTCAACAGCTCCCTGGCCAAGGCCCATTGCGCCCCCGACACCCTGAAGATGCTGGCGCAGTTCACCGTGCTGTCGCGCCTCAAGGAGCCGGAGAACTCCAATATCTACTCGAAGATGCGGGTCTATGACGGTGAAAACCTCAAGGACACCGATCCCAAGGCCAAGTCGATCCAGGAATACCGCGACAGCGCCGGCGTCGATGAAGGGATGAACGGCCTGTCGACCCGGTTCGCCTTCAAGATCCTGTCGAAAGTCTTCAACTTCGACCCCCATGAGGTGGCGGCCAACCCGGTGCACCTGCTGTATGTGCTGGAACAGCAGATCGAGCAGGAACAGTTCCAGGCGGAAACCCGCGAGCGTTACCTGCGCTTCCTCAAGGAATACCTGGCGCCGCGCTATATCGAGTTCATCGGCAAGGAGATTCAGACCGCTTACCTGGAGTCCTACAGCGAGTACGGCCAGAACATCTTCGACCGCTATGTGCTCTACGCAGACTTCTGGATTCAGGATCAGGAATACCGCGATCCGGAAACCGGCGAGATTCTCAATCGCGTGGCCCTCAACGAGGAGCTGGAGAAGATCGAAAAACCGGCCGGCATCAGCAACCCGAAAGATTTCCGCAACGAGATCGTCAACTTCGTCCTGCGCGCCCGGGCCAACAACAACGGCAAGAACCCCACCTGGCTCAGCTACGAAAAACTGCGGGTGGTCATCGAGAAGAAAATGTTCTCCAACACCGAGGACCTGCTGCCGGTCATCAGCTTCAACGCCAAGGCCAGCAAGGAGGATCAACAGAAACACAACGACTTCGTCACACGAATGGTCGAGCGCGGCTACACCGACAAACAGGTTCGGCTGCTGTCCGAATGGTATCTGCGGGTCAGAAAGTCGCAGTAA
- the glpE gene encoding thiosulfate sulfurtransferase GlpE, with amino-acid sequence MSEFKRIPPEQAQALREQGAVVVDIRDPQTYALSHISGSQHLDNHSISEFIRGADLDAPLVVVCYHGNSSQSAAAYLVSQGFSDVYSLDGGFELWRSTYPTEIAQGTAE; translated from the coding sequence ATGAGCGAATTCAAACGCATCCCTCCAGAACAGGCCCAGGCCCTGCGCGAACAAGGTGCTGTGGTAGTGGATATCCGCGACCCGCAAACCTATGCCCTGAGCCATATCAGCGGCTCGCAGCATCTGGATAATCACTCCATTTCCGAGTTCATTCGCGGCGCCGACCTGGACGCCCCGCTGGTGGTGGTCTGCTATCACGGAAACTCCAGCCAGAGCGCCGCCGCGTATCTGGTGAGCCAGGGCTTCTCCGACGTTTACAGCCTCGATGGCGGCTTCGAACTGTGGCGCAGCACCTACCCGACGGAAATCGCCCAGGGCACCGCCGAATAA
- a CDS encoding LPS-assembly protein LptD has protein sequence MALKSPAFRKKFPLLVTGGLLALQPLATSFVVAAEQYDCSVSASGGWACAPKASAAQLPPRPIHDANSVSSSNATDSGAADQAAGDKPVLVTEAKGRGLKSRSADYSHLDWVPREKLTAAQLAETGPYCSGSYIEPIRPGMNDKTNKSDAPTFIGAKASRYQQEEQVATLAGDVVMRQGSMQVEADEANLYQAENRGELSGNVRIRDNGTLMVGDHADVQLDTGEAKVDNAEYVMHKSRVRGSALYAKRAENAIIRLKDGTYTTCEPNSNAWQLKGNNITLNPATGFGTATNVTLRVKDIPVLYTPYIYFPIDDRRQSGFLPPSISTGSDTGFMLVTPYYFNLAPNYDATLYPRYMTKRGLLMEGEFRYLTKSSEGQFGAAYLNDDDTDRSKQTDYEKTRYMLNWQHKGGLDSRLMTEVDYTKISDPYYFQDLQTDQIGVKSTDYVNQQGVVTYRGDDYTARLNVQAYELASVSNITPYNRLPQITFNGALPYHPQGLDFTYETELVRFERDLLNGNYTDKDGGPFNSNGTVGTPRLDTNVAGLARSNGDRLNLKPGVSLPLNWSYGYLTPSLKYMYTQYNLDLDAQGKGDLVSNRNNASALGESYKSSQNRGVPIASVDGGLYFDRDTQWFGKNYRQTLEPRAFYLYVPEEDQKDIPVFDTGEYTFNYASLFRDNRFSGSDRVGDENKLSLGVTSRWIEDNGFQRQRISVGQALYFKDRTVQLPGLDYRTRADATSNVSPYALEYEYRFNRDWRTTAEYNWDPDSHSPRSGSAMFHYQPEDNPNKVVNAGYRYRNDQIRYDQNSGTWKMGGDYGTPGQPGYVKDYYKIQQHDFSVIWPIVPQWNAISRWQYDYNRNRTLEAFGGFEYDNCCWKLRLISRYWVKYDEFSQNAPENEKGDRGIFLQIVLKGLGGVMGTKVESFLDKGIQGYREREDQAF, from the coding sequence ATGGCATTGAAATCCCCCGCGTTTCGTAAAAAATTCCCGTTGCTGGTTACCGGCGGTTTGCTGGCCCTGCAACCTCTAGCCACTTCCTTCGTGGTCGCCGCGGAACAGTATGACTGCTCAGTCTCTGCTTCGGGTGGCTGGGCCTGTGCGCCGAAAGCCAGCGCAGCCCAACTGCCTCCACGGCCGATTCATGACGCCAACTCGGTCAGTTCCAGCAATGCCACCGACAGCGGCGCAGCGGATCAGGCTGCCGGCGACAAGCCCGTGCTGGTCACTGAAGCCAAAGGCCGTGGATTGAAGTCCCGCAGTGCGGACTACAGCCACCTCGACTGGGTGCCGCGTGAGAAGCTCACCGCCGCTCAATTGGCCGAGACCGGTCCTTACTGCTCTGGTTCCTATATCGAACCGATTCGTCCTGGCATGAATGACAAGACGAATAAAAGTGACGCCCCGACCTTTATCGGCGCCAAGGCCTCGCGTTATCAGCAGGAAGAACAAGTGGCGACCCTGGCCGGCGACGTGGTCATGCGCCAGGGCAGCATGCAGGTCGAGGCCGACGAGGCCAACCTGTACCAGGCCGAGAACCGCGGCGAGCTGAGCGGCAACGTGCGCATTCGCGACAACGGCACGCTGATGGTCGGCGACCACGCCGACGTGCAGCTCGACACCGGTGAAGCCAAGGTCGACAACGCCGAATACGTGATGCACAAGTCGCGGGTGCGGGGCAGCGCGCTGTACGCCAAGCGTGCGGAAAACGCCATCATCCGCCTCAAGGATGGTACGTACACCACCTGCGAACCGAACAGCAACGCCTGGCAGCTCAAGGGCAACAACATCACCTTGAACCCGGCCACCGGCTTCGGCACCGCGACCAACGTGACCTTGCGGGTCAAAGATATTCCGGTGCTCTACACCCCGTATATCTACTTCCCGATCGACGACCGTCGTCAGTCCGGCTTCCTGCCGCCGAGCATCAGTACCGGCAGCGACACCGGTTTCATGCTGGTCACGCCGTACTACTTCAACCTGGCGCCGAACTACGACGCCACGTTGTACCCACGCTACATGACCAAGCGCGGCTTGTTGATGGAAGGCGAATTCCGTTACCTGACCAAAAGCAGCGAAGGTCAGTTCGGCGCGGCCTACCTCAACGACGACGATACCGATCGCAGCAAGCAGACCGATTACGAAAAAACCCGGTACATGCTCAACTGGCAGCACAAGGGCGGGCTTGATTCGCGTCTGATGACCGAAGTCGACTACACCAAGATCAGCGATCCTTATTACTTCCAGGATCTGCAGACCGATCAGATTGGTGTGAAGTCCACCGACTATGTTAACCAGCAAGGCGTCGTGACCTATCGTGGCGACGACTACACCGCGCGCCTGAACGTGCAGGCGTACGAGCTGGCGAGCGTGTCCAACATCACTCCGTACAACCGACTACCGCAGATTACCTTCAACGGTGCTCTGCCGTACCATCCGCAAGGTTTGGATTTCACCTATGAAACCGAGCTGGTGAGGTTTGAGCGGGATCTGCTCAATGGTAACTACACAGACAAAGATGGTGGCCCGTTCAACTCGAACGGCACAGTGGGCACCCCACGTCTTGATACCAACGTTGCTGGTCTGGCACGCTCCAACGGCGACCGCCTGAACCTCAAACCCGGTGTCAGCCTGCCGCTGAACTGGAGTTATGGCTACCTGACACCATCCCTCAAGTACATGTACACCCAATACAATCTTGATCTGGATGCGCAAGGCAAAGGCGACTTGGTCAGCAATAGAAATAACGCCTCGGCATTGGGCGAGTCCTACAAGAGCTCGCAGAACCGTGGCGTTCCAATCGCCAGTGTCGACGGCGGCCTTTACTTCGACCGTGACACCCAATGGTTTGGCAAGAACTACCGCCAGACCCTGGAACCGCGCGCGTTCTACCTCTATGTCCCCGAGGAAGATCAGAAGGACATCCCGGTGTTCGATACCGGCGAATACACCTTTAACTACGCGTCGCTGTTCCGCGACAACCGCTTCTCCGGTTCGGACCGCGTCGGTGACGAGAACAAGTTGTCCCTGGGTGTAACCAGCCGCTGGATCGAGGACAACGGCTTCCAGCGTCAACGCATCAGCGTCGGCCAGGCTCTTTACTTCAAGGATCGTACGGTCCAGCTACCGGGCCTTGATTACCGCACCCGCGCCGACGCCACGTCCAACGTCTCGCCTTACGCGCTTGAATACGAATATCGCTTCAACCGCGATTGGCGTACCACCGCCGAGTACAACTGGGACCCGGACAGCCACAGCCCGCGTTCCGGTAGTGCGATGTTCCACTACCAGCCTGAAGACAACCCGAACAAGGTGGTCAACGCCGGCTATCGCTATCGCAACGACCAGATCCGCTATGACCAGAACAGCGGCACCTGGAAAATGGGGGGCGACTACGGCACTCCGGGCCAGCCTGGCTACGTGAAGGACTACTACAAGATCCAGCAGCATGACTTCTCGGTGATCTGGCCGATCGTGCCGCAATGGAACGCCATCAGCCGTTGGCAGTACGACTACAACCGTAACCGCACGCTCGAGGCCTTCGGTGGTTTCGAATACGACAACTGCTGCTGGAAACTGCGCCTGATCAGCCGTTACTGGGTCAAGTATGACGAGTTCAGTCAGAACGCTCCGGAGAACGAGAAAGGCGACCGCGGCATCTTCCTCCAAATTGTTCTGAAGGGTCTCGGTGGCGTCATGGGCACCAAAGTAGAGAGCTTCCTCGACAAAGGCATCCAAGGTTATCGTGAACGTGAAGACCAAGCTTTCTGA